One window of Triplophysa rosa linkage group LG8, Trosa_1v2, whole genome shotgun sequence genomic DNA carries:
- the tent5aa gene encoding terminal nucleotidyltransferase 5A, with product MAEEDSWISGVSDCKFSVLNWEQVQRLDVILNESIPIHGRGNFPTLQMNPRQIVTAVCSRMRDQPIHFRDVRLNGSAASHVLYEDSGLGYKDLDLIFCADLKGENEFQMVKNIVLDCLFAFLPEGVNKEKITPLTLKEAYVQKMVKVCNDSDRWSLISLSNNRGKNVELKFVDSLRRQFEFSVDSFQIKLDSLLLFYECSENLMAKTFHPTIIGESVYGDFAAALDHLRNKVICTRNPEEIRGGGLLKYCHLLVRGFRAASESEMKSLQRYMCSRFFIDFSDISEQQWKLESYLQNHFVGLEDHKYDYLMTLHGVVNESTVCLMGHERRQALGLIAMLAVRVLAEQNVIPNVANVTCYYQPAPYVADINFSNYYIAQVQPVFTCHQQSFSSWLPCN from the exons ATGGCTGAAGAGGACAGCTGGATCAGTGGTGTTTCAGACTGTAAGTTTAGCGTGTTAAACTGGGAGCAGGTCCAGCGTCTGGACGTCATCCTGAACGAGAGCATCCCGATCCATGGCCGCGGAAACTTCCCCACGCTGCAGATGAATCCGCGGCAGATCGTGACAGCGGTGTGTAGTCGCATGCGGGATCAGCCCATCCATTTCCGGGACGTGCGGCTCAACGGATCCGCCGCCAGCCACGTACTGTACGAAGACAGCGGGCTCGGTTATAAAGACCTGGACCTCATATTCTGCGCGGACCTGAAGGGAGAGAACGAGTTTCAGATGGTCAAGAATATTGTTCTAGACTGTCTTTTTGCCTTTTTACCCGAGGGGGTCAATAAGGAGAAAATTACCCCACTGACTCTGAAG GAAGCATATGTACAGAAGATGGTGAAGGTGTGTAATGATTCAGACCGCTGGAGTCTGATCTCCCTCTCCAACAACAGGGGCAAAAACGTAGAGCTAAAGTTTGTGGATTCCTTGCGTCGACAGTTCGAGTTCAGCGTTGACTCTTTCCAGATAAAGCTAGACTCTCTGCTTCTTTTCTACGAGTGCTCAGAGAACCTGATGGCCAAGACCTTTCATCCCACCATAATTGGTGAGAGCGTGTACGGAGACTTTGCTGCTGCCTTGGACCACCTGCGCAACAAGGTGATCTGCACGAGAAACCCAGAGGAGATCCGGGGAGGAGGTCTCCTGAAGTACTGCCACCTTCTGGTAAGAGGTTTCCGAGCCGCTTCGGAGTCAGAGATGAAGTCTCTCCAGCGCTACATGTGTTCTCGCTTCTTCATTGACTTTTCGGACATCAGTGAGCAGCAGTGGAAACTGGAGTCGTACCTCCAGAACCACTTTGTAGGACTGGAGGACCACAAGTATGATTATCTTATGACATTGCATGGAGTGGTGAATGAAAGTACAGTGTGTCTGATGGGACACGAGAGGCGTCAGGCGCTAGGGTTGATTGCAATGTTGGCAGTCCGCGTGCTGGCCGAGCAGAACGTCATACCCAATGTGGCAAACGTCACCTGCTACTACCAGCCTGCCCCCTATGTAGCAGACATTAACTTTAGCAATTATTACATTGCCCAGGTTCAGCCCGTATTTACCTGCCATCAGCAATCCTTCTCTTCGTGGTTACCTTGCAACTGA